One genomic region from Halobacteriovoraceae bacterium encodes:
- a CDS encoding response regulator, with amino-acid sequence MAKKIETKFPIIEDVKNLQNFVKNLPFAICIFDKNINHIACSDQWLIEFGLEGQDIIGRNHYEVFPNLPEEFKQIHQNALKGYTEHDELDTFENLGQTVWIKRTILPWKNNNDEISGFLLITKNVTDEKNTEFEKERVTEKLNETNEYLALALEGANIGIWDWWLEDNTVKFDKRWGEMLGIPYEHLKMTLDTWQSRVHPDDLENCFADIKKYLEGKTDRYRNIHRMKHADGNWIYILDQGKISEFDSNGKPIRFTGTHIDISFQKEQELELAQAKNQAVKAEEAKSNFLANMSHEIRTPINGIIGMCDLLSDSIQNEEDKEKLDIIINSGNHLLGVISDILDLSKIEAGKIEFENINFDLRKQIREMTLILDHQAKERGISFKTQIDENTPAYLNGDELRVKQILLNFLSNAIKFSHLNQVILISVEALKTSAKEVKLKISVTDKGIGLDADQKKKLFNIFTQADSSTTRRFGGTGLGLNISMQLAQLMGGNIEVESEPNIGSTFSLIIDLKVGKEEKTATNEIEHEKLYETYPHNILLAEDNTINQKIVIKMLSKLGYKCDIARNGVEALKLYKKNNYSLVFMDMQMPIMDGIQATKQIIEYDKNALIVALTANAFVEDKNTCFQAGMKDYLAKPIKTIDLINVIAKVSVKKNISA; translated from the coding sequence ATGGCAAAAAAGATCGAGACTAAATTTCCTATAATAGAAGATGTTAAAAATTTACAAAATTTTGTAAAAAATCTACCTTTTGCTATTTGCATTTTTGATAAAAATATCAATCATATTGCGTGTAGTGATCAATGGTTAATCGAATTTGGTCTGGAAGGGCAAGATATAATTGGAAGAAATCACTACGAAGTCTTTCCAAATCTTCCCGAAGAATTTAAACAAATTCATCAAAACGCTCTTAAAGGTTATACTGAACATGATGAACTAGATACTTTTGAAAATCTGGGTCAAACTGTCTGGATAAAAAGAACAATTTTACCTTGGAAAAACAACAATGATGAAATTTCAGGGTTTCTCCTGATTACCAAGAATGTGACAGATGAAAAAAATACTGAGTTTGAAAAAGAACGAGTTACAGAAAAGCTCAATGAAACAAATGAATATCTTGCTTTGGCCTTAGAAGGTGCAAACATAGGAATTTGGGACTGGTGGTTAGAAGATAATACTGTAAAATTTGACAAGAGATGGGGAGAGATGCTTGGAATTCCCTATGAGCATTTAAAAATGACCTTAGATACTTGGCAATCTAGGGTACATCCAGATGACCTCGAAAACTGTTTTGCAGATATAAAAAAGTATCTAGAAGGCAAGACTGATCGATATCGAAACATACATAGAATGAAACATGCAGATGGCAATTGGATATATATCTTAGATCAAGGTAAAATTTCCGAATTTGACTCGAATGGAAAACCTATTCGTTTTACAGGAACTCATATTGATATTAGTTTTCAAAAAGAACAAGAGCTGGAATTAGCACAGGCAAAAAATCAAGCAGTAAAGGCAGAAGAAGCTAAGTCAAACTTTTTAGCAAACATGAGCCATGAAATCCGAACTCCGATAAATGGAATTATTGGTATGTGCGACCTGCTCAGTGATTCAATTCAAAATGAAGAAGATAAAGAAAAACTTGATATTATTATTAATTCAGGAAATCATCTTCTAGGAGTCATTAGTGATATTTTGGATCTTTCAAAAATTGAGGCCGGAAAAATTGAGTTTGAAAATATTAATTTTGATCTCAGAAAACAAATTCGTGAAATGACTCTCATACTTGATCATCAAGCAAAAGAGAGAGGAATTTCTTTTAAAACTCAAATAGATGAAAACACGCCTGCCTATTTAAATGGTGATGAATTAAGAGTCAAACAAATTCTTCTCAATTTTTTAAGTAATGCAATTAAATTTTCTCATCTTAATCAAGTTATATTGATATCAGTTGAAGCACTAAAAACCTCTGCGAAAGAAGTAAAACTAAAAATTAGTGTTACAGATAAAGGAATTGGATTAGATGCAGATCAAAAGAAAAAACTTTTTAATATATTTACACAAGCTGACTCCAGTACGACCAGAAGATTTGGAGGAACAGGACTAGGACTTAACATCTCAATGCAATTGGCACAATTAATGGGGGGAAATATCGAAGTTGAAAGTGAACCAAATATTGGTTCTACTTTTAGTTTAATTATTGATTTGAAAGTTGGTAAAGAAGAAAAAACAGCGACCAATGAAATAGAACATGAAAAACTCTACGAAACTTACCCACATAATATTTTACTTGCTGAAGATAATACAATTAATCAAAAAATTGTTATCAAAATGTTATCAAAACTAGGATATAAGTGTGACATTGCTAGAAATGGTGTCGAGGCCCTAAAACTGTATAAAAAAAATAACTACTCTTTAGTTTTTATGGACATGCAAATGCCCATAATGGATGGAATACAAGCAACAAAACAAATCATAGAGTATGAT